From the Brachybacterium sillae genome, the window TCACCCGCCTGGACCCCTCCGGCTCCCCGGCGAAGGACTACCGTGCGAGCGTCGAGGACCTCCTCGCCCTCGGCCGCGAGATGCTCCGCCCGACGCTCCTGCCGGCGGACCTGTGGGCGGAGGCGACCACGGTGCAGTTCCCCGGTATCCCGGGGCTGCTGCCCGGTTTCGGTCGGCAGGAGGACAACACCTGGGGGCTCGGTGTGGAGATCCGGGGCCGCAAGGCGCCGCACTGGACCGGCAGCGCCAGCTCCCCCCAGACCTTCGGGCACTTCGGGCAGTCAGGATCGTTCCTGTGGGTGGATCCGCAGCGGGGGCTCGCCGCCGCGTACCTGGGGCCGGAGCCCTTCGGCCCGCAGCATGCCGAGCTGTGGCCGCGCGTGACCGACGAGATCCTGGAGCGTTTCGGCACCGCGGCCAGCACCTCCTGACGGGCGCTGTTCCCCTGCTGTTCACCGGCTGGTCCGCGGGGTTCTGCGCGCACGGCCGCAACGGACTAGGTTTAGCAGGACACCCTGTCCTGCCCTCGTCCTGACCTCCTGGAGGAACCCGACCATGAAGATCGTCGTCGCCGGCGGAGACGGATTCTGCGGCTGGCCCACCGCGCTCTACCTCTCGCAGAAGGGCCATGAGGTGACGATCGTCGACAACCTCGTGCGGCGCGAGATCGATGAGGAGCTCGGGTCCAACTCGATGACCCCGATCCTCCCGCTGGAGGAGCGCGTGGCCGCGTGGAAGGAGGTCTCCGGGAAGACCATCGACGTCGTGATCGGTGATCTCACCGACTACGAGGTCGCGGCGGACCTGTTCCGCGCGCAGCCCGATGCCTTCGTGCACTTCGCCGAGCATCGCTCCGCCCCGTACTCGATGATCGACCGCGAGCACGCGATCGAGAACCACCGCAACAACGTCGAGGGCACCCTCAACGTCCTGTTCGCGATGAAGGAGTTCGC encodes:
- a CDS encoding serine hydrolase domain-containing protein, encoding MDTADTSQLTCAVPLVGHALGVTDADGTLHLEGPVEQVFPLASVSKPIAALGVLRAVALEQLSLEDPAGPEGCTVRHLLAHAAGLAFDAPTVLAAPGARRMYSNAGFEILGRHLEESTGYEPGEWVHDQVAEPLGLTRLDPSGSPAKDYRASVEDLLALGREMLRPTLLPADLWAEATTVQFPGIPGLLPGFGRQEDNTWGLGVEIRGRKAPHWTGSASSPQTFGHFGQSGSFLWVDPQRGLAAAYLGPEPFGPQHAELWPRVTDEILERFGTAASTS